AGCGGTTGGGAGTACAAAAAAGGTGCAATTCCTGCCCTCAGAAACTCAATCTAGTGTGGGAGAGAGCAGGCACCACAGACCCGACTCCCCATGGAGAGCAGCTCCTGCCTGGAAAGAGACTGGCCTGGGCTGTGGCTGGACCCTGCAGCACAGGTCTAAAGGCTGCCTACCCAGGTGAATCTGCTGTGGGGCTGGGTGGAAAAccactgtcacagggaaaggaccACTTTCTCCAAGGTTCTGTCCCTTCCCTTGCTGATAGCATCCAGATTTTAGTCACCTCATCAGAAGGAGGTTTCTCAGGATTAGCTGAGCTCAAAGCTTCAAAAGAAAGACCCTCCCCTAGTCGGCTGAAGGCTCTAGCACAAGCCAATGCCTCAGAGGTCAATTTCTCAACTGCATTATACTGGTAAGTAACCAGAGTggaaaatttttcaatttttttcaaaagcaaatcACATTTTAACTATTCTTGGcttataaaagagaatgaaattttgccatttgtgacaacatggatggacctagagggtattatgttaactgaaataagtcaaagacaaatatcatatgatttcacttatatgtggaatctaaaaatacaacacacatgaacaaaccaaacagaaatagacacataaatatagagaacaaactgTGGTTGCTATAAGAGAAGGGGGCTTGGGGgtttgggtgaaataggtgaaggggataaggaggtacaaacttcgagttataaaataagtcacagggatgaaaagtacagcataggggatATGGCCAGTAATATTGTactaactttgtatggtgacagatggtgactacatatcatggtgagcattttgtgatGTACATAGTTGTAGAAttactatgttgcacacctgaaactaatataatatggtATGTCAACTACATTTACTATACTTAATTAAAAAGGCTCTTGGCTTAGCACAGCTACTTTGTGCTAAAAAGCACTGTAGAAAGTGATCTGATACAAACCATGGTCCACAACAGGCTGCTACGCACCAGGCTCTGTATACATATCTGCCACTTGGACCTCACAATACCCTGGATGCACCTTATGCCCATTTcaagatgagcaaactgaggctggTAAATAACTTTCCTGAAGGCATGCAACTAGCAAATGGGAGATCAGTCTTTCCCTGTTTCTTGACTCCTATTAAAAAGACAAGCCCCACACTAGGGACACTGTGTTCTTGATGCCAGCCAGGTCACAATATTACATTCATCAGAGGAAACTGGGCTGAGTGAAGACAAGAGAATGTAGAGGTGCTGGTGGGCACTGCGCTGGGCTACGCTAGACACAGAACCCCCTACAGAAAGCACCCAGCCTTAGGAAGTGAGCCAGTCCCTCCCACTGGGCCACCTCACATGATGACAGCAAGCCTGGGCCAGAAATAGCTGAGTGTTAAGACTTCTCATTCCGTTTCTTACCCTGGAAGCTCAAGTCCAAGAACTTGGCTTCAAAATGGCCCCAAAGACCATAGTGACAGAGCCTCTTCCTGGGGGCCTCAGCCTCCCTCcgccctcctgcagccccagggctcccAGCCTGCTTCTGCTGTGTACCGAATGTGCAAACCACGTGAGCTGCTTTAAATCAGCACCTCGGGTTCACCATCTGTGAAAACGGAAGATATCTATTTCTCTTTGTCAGGGGGAGGATCAAGAGAGATGAGGCTCTTGACACAGGACTTAGCCCAGCACAAGTCCACAGTAAATGAATTCCAATGGAATTGCACAGGCTTTCCACCAGAAACCAGAGTTCTGCTATCACTGAAATATTAGGTAATCATACACCCGGGCTGGTTAAGGTGCGTGCTCACCTGGGCAGAAGGGAGGGCTATCTGACTGAGTGACCCGTTTTTTGTGGAGAGGTTGTGCTCCTGCACAGATATTCCACCAGGTGGCGCAAGGGGACAAGTTCATGGCTCTTAAAGTCAACACACCAAGATGCCAGGGTCTCTAGGATCTTCCTGCACGAGGGCAACAGGACTTCATTGGCCAGTTCAGAGCTAAAGAAAGCCTGAGGCTGTGTCATTCTTCATGGCTTCCCTCAATCCCTTTAATCCAGATTCTCATCAAAAACATGGTGGGAGAGTGGGGGGACAATGACACTGGCAGTGCCACACCATGTCAGCGGCAAGTCCATTAAGTACTTTGGACAAGGCCCTGTGGCAGTCTGAGTTTTAGAGCTGAAAGGGGACTTCAGGGAAATCCAGCCTTGCCCCTTTGTTTTCCCAGAACAGAAGGAGGGCAGGACCATTCATTAGCAGAGGCTGAGAGGCTGGCCCTTCAGACTTGCCCTGGGGTGCAGTGTGCTCAGGGAGGTCTCAGTTGAGGCCACTACGCCTCCTCACAGATCCAGGTAAAGCCAGGCAAAACAGGAAAAGCGCCCCTTTCAGCTGCAAAGGGAGCCAAGAAAATCAACCCAGTGTGACTTAAGGAGCCAttcctgcctcagcctctctTGGCCCACAGAGGACTCTCTCTGAATATATGCTGAACTGACTCAGGACCTAGGACAAGTTTCAGCCATCCAAGGAGATTTCCCCCTCAGACCCTGGAGAAGGGAGGCATCTCTGTTAGGGTCCGCAGTTTAAAGCAACAACCCCATAGAGTATTCAGAGTCAGAGCTGCAAGGCCCTTGAGGGTCAACTGGGTCAATCCCCTGTGGTACAGATGACTTCATTGAGGCTAAAAGGGGGTCAACAActcacccaaataccaaaacacTACAGAATGAGTAAGTTCCTTATGCACTAATATGAAATGTGTCCTGTCCAGGAGATATATTGTTAAGTAAAATGTAAGGGCAGAAAATGTGCTAATTTTCCATCATTTCCAGGAAAATAGAAGACAAATTAGTATATTTGTTATTTGCTCACATTTGCATAAAtaaattctggaaggatttaaaatgAACACTAAAAACAGTAGTTAcaggtgaggggtggggatggggggcggCTGAggggaatggggaaggagggagacttTTCTCCCTATACATCTGTACATTGCCTGACCTCCGAACCATGCAAACATTTCACCTTTCAAagactaaattttaaaaacagcttgtCTGAGACCATGTAAGTCTCCCACAGTTGTAGGATGCTTTTACCTTTCAGGGTATGAAATGATTTGGGGTGGTATGTAAGGTGATTATAAACAAGTCACAAACACAGCATTGAATCATATGGTGAGAAAGCCATTCCCTTTTTACTTCTCTTCAGTCTTCTGAGTCCATCCAGGGGACTGTTTCCATGAGATGCTAGTGGGTCTTTAATATCTCTCTAAATCCTGGTAAAGTGCTTTTTTAACAATGAAAGCAGAAATCAGGCTATGGCCACAGCAGTGGCTAGTCAAAATTcaatcatgttattttctctgcaCTGAATTGGCTTGTACTGATACCTACTATGAATGGCAAGTAACACTGACTTTCCATTTACAATAGTAATATGAGGTTGCCTTTTCAAAACAGACGTAAGTAAAACGTGATTTGCTCTAAAGGAAAAAGCATGTAAACCCTGATGCCATTGCTTTTGTGAATATGGTATTACCAAGTGCTAACCCTGTGCCAGAAACTGCTAAGTGCTTCCCATGAAATGATATATTTGATTCTCCAGCTCCTGTGAGGTGCAGATGAGGACACGGAGGGGCCAGGACAGACACTGAATGGATGGAGCTGGGAGTGTGAACTCAGGCATTCAGCTTCCCACAGGGCCCCCGGCGCCAGAGGAACTAAAGCTGGTGGCCCAATGAGTCAGGCCAGCCCTCCAGCCCGGTGCTCAGCCTGCCCCAGCACTTGAGGCAGCTGCCCTAAAGGCTCCGGCTTTATTTTGGACAGCTTCATCTTCCTCCTCCCAAGCTCTGGGTCCTTAAGGCCAAATGGCTTCAGCTCTCCAGGAACTCCTAAACCAGAGGGCCAGACAGACATGCACCCTCTGCTAGTACACTGATGGGATCACTTGATCTGCTTCTTAAAAtttcttcctctgttcttttGGGTCCTGGACAGCAACACAAGGGGTAGGCTTTGCTTCTCTTGGACAGGCTACATGCTTCTCTCTCCATCTGGTTTTGGCAGCCAAGCCCTCTGCCACCCCCCCATCTCCACCCCTGCACAGCACTTCAGGGACCTTAGGCAAGGTCACTGGATTTCTCCCCTTGTCAGTTTACAATGAAAATGTCATGTGCTCAGGAGTGCAGGGAAGAAGGCTGCACACCCACTGTATGACTAGGACCCCAAGCTATCACGGTCACCCAGtcgggcagctgcagccagagtcctcacccccaccctgtgCCCTTTGCCCTCACAGAGCTGATCTGACGACCACATGAGTCCCAGCAGGGAGTGAGGCCTGTTCCTGCCCATTTTCCCTCCTCTCCAAGAGAGCTTGGGTGACTCCCCTCATCTCTCTGGGCCATGGGCACCCACCCTCTGCACAGCCAGAAGCTAAACTGCCCCTCTACCACCACCTCCCATCAAAATCACCTGCTTTGTAAAAAGCAAGCTATGGATGACCCCTCTTGGCACTCCTGAGAAAGCCTGTGGTGAAGCCTGGGAATCTGTATCTGTAACAAGTCTAGAAGTGATTCTGACATACAGTCAAAGACGAAAGAGAGGAGTGGTCGAGAATGTGGGCATTGACCTGTTTGATCCAAGTTCCACCCCCAGCTTGTTTGGGGTCCTACAAAGTTCTAAACACTCTACAGTGTGCTCAGCAGTGAAATAAAGAAGACAGTGATAGCACCTAGTCATACAGTTCTGGTGACAATTAAATGACATCACCTACTTATTAGCATAGTGTCAGACACATGGAGTGCTCAGCAAATTCATCCTGTCTGACACAAGACCTGCAACGAGCCCCTCAGCTCCTGGGAGCAGAGAAGCAGCTGCATTTTTTCTTTAGAAGGGGAAGGGGTGACATTGGTCTGAAGCCCAAGTGCTACCCCAGCCAGGGGTCCTAGGTGCCCAGGACACGGCAGTCGCTCCGGGCCAAAGCCCACAGCACATAAGCTGTGGAGGGGGCATAGGGGCTGGTGCAGGACTGCCCTTTCAGGCCCTCTGTCTCACCCACCAGGCCAAGGGTGAGCCACGAGGCTCTGAGAGGTAGGAGGCACCTAGATCATCATGCCCTCTGGGAGATGAGGAACAGGGCTCAAGAGGCTACAGgaactgtccaaggtcacagaccCACAAAGCTGGGCAGGGCCTGCATACAGGCTTCCTCTGGGTAGGCCTGGGGTAGCCTTCTCTGCCCTCAAGGTCAGGCGTCCAAGAGCAGAGGCTCTGATCACCACACCAGGGCTTCTTCCTCAACTCACAGAGCTAGAGGGTCCCCAGTTAGGGAGCCCGGCCCTCTGCCAAAAGGCCAGGGTCTGGTCCCAGTCCCAGAGAGATGGGGAGCCAGAAGAGGGCTCCTTATGGAGATGGCAAAACTGGGGCCACTGCTGTGCCCTATCTCAGGCTTGGTGTCTTTTCTGGGGAGAGGGAAAGTGGGGCTGCAGGCTAGCTAGAGTGCAGGGAGACAGAGCTTGGAGAGCAACGAGCTTGGAACTTACAGAAGGAGGGGCCCAGGAGGCCGGCAGTCCCTGAAATGGAGGAGGGACAGTCTGCCTCCAGCAGCTCCACTCACCAGGGAGCCCCAGCCAGGGAGTCAGAATAACCTGGGCACTGGGGGAGTCCCCTTcacagccccacagaggcagCAGAGGCCTGGGGAGAGCCAAGCCGTGGCTcacactgggagctgggggcagcTCTCCCTGAGGCAGCCAGGTCACACACTCACTGGATGTGGAGACACAGGGCTGTGAGGGCTGGCCCTGCAGAGTTCAGAAACTTCCTCTGAAATCTGTCCTCAAGGTGTCCCAGTCTGGGGGTTCCTGTCAAGCAGCAGGTGGGAtgaggggtgggcagaggagaAAAGGTCCACCCTCCTCAGCGAGCTTCCAGCTAAACACTCACTCCCTTGGCCTCCCTCAGTGCCCGCATCAGGCCGCCTAACCAACGGGCCTCTGCCTGCTCAGATCATGTTCACACATCGGTTTCTGTGCTCCCCAGAAAGAGCCCCGCTGATGGGCACTCACACAAAAGACTGAGACTTGGCCCCCTGGGCCACGTACAGCTCCACAGGCTGCACAGCCCCAGGTGGGGCACTCCCTCAGCAGGCTGCCTCTGCCTGCGGGCCAGGCCCATCCAGCACACGTTCGTTTGTTCAGACCCTGGCCTTCCACAAGTGAGGCAAAGCAGTGGTGAGCAAAGCCTGCCCAGACCTGAGGGCCACAGGGAAGGTGGGTTGAGGAAAGAAGGGTCAAGTGGTGGgcccctgggcccccagcccaATTCGAGCAGAGCAGCTCTGCTGTGTCTGTGTCATGTGTCAATCAACAAACCGGATAAGAAATGACACTTCTTTCTTGAACAATTCACTTGGTGCTGCCAACTCTTTCCCTTAGGCTTGCTCTCAAGTCTCTGGAGAGGCAGTGTGGCCAGTGATGCCAGGGGCTCCTCCCACCTCCTAGTGCCCCTGGAAGCAAGATGCAGTCTCTTTCCCAGTCTTTCTCTAGTCAGGAGCAGCGGGGACAGCTCTGCTGTCACCTGCCTTCTCTCAGGTACCCTCAACTACCCTCAAAGGACTCAGGCTTTGGGAATGGAAACTGAATTATAGAAAAAGATACAGCTCTCAGCCTGTATTTATGGACTTGGAGTCATACCCCTTAAAGGAATTTTATATATCGGGATGCACTTAAGATTTATTTCTTCAGAGAGTCCCACAGCtttgcaaaggaaaaagaaagggaaagccCAGCCCCAGAGAAACATGCTGAGCGGGAAGTTTCAGCAGTGATGGGGGGTGGCTGCTGGGCTAGAGCCCCAGGAGCTTGGGTTGGCCAGCAGGTGGGCAGACATGATGCAGGGCAGAAAGAGATGCCACAGGGAATATCCGGGACACCAGCCAGGCGTGGGCACCACCTCCCCTCGCCCAGGCCCAGAGGAGCCGCTGAAAGCCAGACTCTCCCTTCCCTGTCTATGACACCCACCACCCCATGCCTTCCCATCTTTACGCCCATCATACAGGGAACCCATGTTCCAACAGCTCCGGGAAATAAAGGCACAGCAAACACTGGGAAAGGAGTCCCGCCCAACACCATAGAGCTCCCCCAGCGTCTGTGATAAAGGTTGCCAGCCCCCTCAAGGGGAAGGGGTCGGGGGTGTTCCATTCCTGGGCAGCACAGCAGGCTCTCAGCAGGAGGGATGGACACAACCTCAATCTCAATCCCTCTCCCCTGTCCTCCCACATACACCCCATGGGTTCCCCCAACCCTGGCCTCCAAGGAGCACCTCCAAAACCTGCCTTCCTCCCCTAAACCATCAAACCCAGAAGGATCCTAAATGGAGGGTGAGAAATCTGGTTCCTGGGCAGGGGAAGCCCTCGAGCTCACCCAGCCTCTCTCTGACCCTTACCTCTCAGCCCACTGTGGGCCCAGAACCCTCAGTCACCCAATGCCACTCTGGTCCGAGCAGGGCCTCCACAAAGACCAAGACTCAGCAGCCAAAACACAAGGCCTCCACTCCTGAAAGGCAGGGCCCCTTGCCCCACATGTGCTGAGCAGTCAGGGGCAAGACCCCTGCTTTCTAAGGAGTGCTGTGGGTGGGCAGCTGAGGAAGGCTGCACAGCCTCTGGGCAAGGGGGACATGCACCCTGGCTGTTCCAACCCCACAGCCTCAGCCATTGTGGCTGTGGACTGACATCAGAGGGATCCAAAAGTCATCCAAGTACGACACAAGGTACCCAAGTCCAGATGTTACCTGGAGTGCCACCCAGCTCCCACAGCCCAAGATAAGCTTAGAAACCACCCTCCAAGGTCAAATGCCTGCCTGTACCCTATTTTCCAACCCTGATCACTCCCAAAACACCTTCCCCATGTCTTCTAGATCTACGTAGCTATactatgaagttttcacatggaCTCATTTCTttacttgaatttatttattgaaaatgcCACCAATAAGTAGAGTGCCAATATCACTTGTCAAGAATAAAAGGTAGCCAATAAAAATAtaccattaaaacaaaacagagctATAAAAGTCTGGAAACTTTTCCCACCTGCGCTAACCCCAGGCCTGCTCCCTAGTAACAGGGGAAGTCAGCATCAGCACATATACCAGAGGCATAAGAACACATTGGCACCAAGCTGAGACTTTCTTCTTGCCATAAAAGGATTGGAAGAAAATTGGAAAGGGCATCCTTTTCTTGCTCTGACTTTGTGCTTAATGCACCCAAAAACATCTCAAGGGAATGAAGGTATCTACCCAATACTTTGGGAATACTGGCCCAGAGGCTCCCTCTGTCTCATGCCTAACACAACATGGAAACACGTTCTCTGAGCATACCCCCAAAGCACCGCTAGATCCCCTCCCCACGTACCTGCTCTCAGACCAAGGCCCAGCAACTCCCTCTCCCACACACCTGCCCACCAGCCCCCAAGAGGTCACCGCTGACTCAGGTGCGACACCAGGTAGACGAGGCCCACCAGCAGGAGTCCACGCACGCCGAGcatcatgagaaggaagaggagcaggaTGGACGTCACCGGCTCCACAGCATGGTTGCCGAGATGCCACTGTGGGAAACCCATGTTCACCAGCTGCCGGTTGAGGTCATTGAAGGGGGACTGAGCAGCACCCAGCCTAGCTCCTGCCTGCTGCTGACGGGGGCCAGGACCCCCCAGTGGGGTACCATGGCCCCTATTGAGAAAGCTCTGGAAGGTGAAGACAGAGAGGGATGAAAATCCAGAGAAAGTTTTGCTGGAGTACAGGTACCAGGCAGGATGGAACCTTCTGAGTTGGGCCCAACATTCCCTGATAGCCATGCAGAGCCATACCTTCCTTTCTCAGCAATCCCCAGGTCCCACCTACGAGGACCCCAACAACTGAGTCATAAGCTCTCGGAGCCCAGAAAATGCCAGTCCATATTCCCCATGTCATTCCAGAGACAAGGTGGCCAGGACAGAGAAGAGAGGATGGAGCAAGGAGGGCTGGGCCACAGAGCACAGCTTCTGGCAGGCTCTCTGAATACCCACCACTCCTCCCTTTCAAGTCTTCCCTGTGTGGCTGCGAGCTCATCTTCTCCACTGACTCTCCAGCTTCTCTCATCCAATAGACTCTTAAAAGAAAGATGCTGGCCCCAGTGGGATTTACTAACCAGATTAAGGGAGAGAAAGTTCTTGGATTTGAAATCTgggaaggctgcctggaggaAAAACTAGGCAGGTAGGGAGCTGGGCAATAAATCTGTAGTTTTCCCCACATCTTGACACCCCTGCCTTACCCAGCCCAGCTCTCTGCAAAAAGGGCTTCAGGCTAGAGAAAGTTAATGACAAGCAAGAGAGCTTCTGGGAGATAAGGAGTAACTGGTACGGAGGACGACGGGAGGCCAGCTGCTCCCTTTCCATGGGAGCTGGGTGCCTACCTGTCTAGGGGTGCTACTGCGTGGGGGGTTGATGGTCCTCACTCGGGGGTCATCGTCCTGCACAATTTCCCCATTGGCCAAGATCCGCACCATCCTCACAGGAGCTATGGGTCCCTGCTGGGCTGTACCTTGCCTCAGACTTcaaaaaacctgaaagaaaaagTTTACTAGAGATAAAGAGATGCTTGCTTTCAG
The genomic region above belongs to Manis javanica isolate MJ-LG chromosome 7, MJ_LKY, whole genome shotgun sequence and contains:
- the FAM241B gene encoding protein FAM241B, producing MVRILANGEIVQDDDPRVRTINPPRSSTPRQSFLNRGHGTPLGGPGPRQQQAGARLGAAQSPFNDLNRQLVNMGFPQWHLGNHAVEPVTSILLLFLLMMLGVRGLLLVGLVYLVSHLSQR